Below is a window of Nyctibius grandis isolate bNycGra1 chromosome 12, bNycGra1.pri, whole genome shotgun sequence DNA.
AAATCTGCAGCTGGAGAAACTGCTCAAACCAGCGAAAGCAGAAGTGAAACTACCATCCAGACAGGTGACGCAGGGACAGCCCAGAGCAACACCAGCCACAGAGAGTGTAAATGACCAAGGGAACAATACAAAACGGATAAATAATGACTGCTTTATCCCCAGAGCATCCCTTAAAACCTACATCTGGCCCAGTCCCATTCCCTGGACACCTCCTGGATGAACAGGATTGGAAATCTGGAGCAGAGTGTTGCTCTATTGTAGTGTCTCCAGCAGGTCGATGCAGCCACAGCACCTTCTCTAGTGAGTGAGCAGCCCCTGGCAGGGGAAACATTGCACTGGTGTTGTCCCGGGCTCGTCCTGATCCTccaaaaaacaaaatcaggcTGAAGGCGACGGTCCCACTTCATAACAGAAAGTGCAGCCCAGGCGGAGGGAGATGTAAGGGTAAGGGCAGGAGACCGGTGAGATGAGCCACGGGAAAGCAGAGTTCAAACACTGACACAGAAGAGGACTATGGGGACGTCGCCCTGCCTGATAAAACATGATTACTAGTTCCCTCTATGCAAGACACGCTGTCTCCCTCCAACGCTGGGAGAAGAAGGAGTTTAAGCTGTGGAGAGGAGCTCCACCAGCCCAGGGGTACACGGGTGAGAGCAGCATGCCTTCGCAAACCCCAACCACGACCCCTTCGTGGTGTCCAAGGTAGCGATGCCTACCCCAGAGGGGCAGAACGGGCTCGACCTGGACTACAGGTCCCCTTGTAGTGATGCTCTGGCTTCACCAGGGAGTCAGGGCTGAGAGGACAAGCCTGACTGCCTGGTACGTTAAGACGACAAGATAAAAACCACCGCAGGGCTCTTTCAGCCAAGCCCCAGATTACAACGCTCCTCTTGGATCTTCCCTACACGCCAACGTGTTTTCTCCCCGCTTCCCTTTGGTCCTAGGGGGAATGTGcatccccacagcagcagcagcgcggTCCAGCCCGGAGGAGGAGTCAGGCTGTGAGGTCCACGAAGATGGCATTGGCGGTGGTCTGTCCGAAGATGAAGGCTCCGAGGGTGACCATGAACACCCCGTAGCTGACCTGGGCCCACCAGCTGCGGATGCAGGAGGACAGGGCATGTTTAGAGGGGACCTTCACCCCAATACccacaggggaagaggggggagaggaAGCACGTTTGGGTTACCTGATTGCCCTGGTTTCTTGGATCTCAGAGAGCTTGGCTTGAATCAGGCAGAGCCCTGAAAGGCAAGGGTGGCAAATTAGACGCAGATAAGGACGGTCCCCTGGGGACTGAGCAGACACCCACAAGCCAGGGAGCCGCACTCCCCGTTATGGAGCAGAGAGTCCAGTCAGAATAGTTGGCTGCCGCCCGACCTCACGCCACACTTCTGTCCTTCCCTAAAGACCTCCTGGTTCCTGCATCTCCACCCCACTCCCTCCCTCTTCGAGACACAAGGCCAAGAGACCTCCACCAGCCCCTGAGCATCCCGGGATGCCCTACCTGGGAAGACGAAGATGAAGCAGGCGGCCAAGCCCCCAATGACAGAGATGACTTTGCCGATGTCGGGGATGAAGAGAGCCAGGAGGAGGGTCAGGAGGAACCAGCTGATGGTCTGAAGCAGGCGCCTCCTCCGCTCCCGAACCACGTCCTCCTCCACCGTCACCCCCGTGTAGCGGAGCCAGAGACCCTCCAAGACAGCCCTGTGGGCACAGACCCAGGGCAGGGGCGTTTTCCGTgctgcccctcctgcccacaccagcccctgcctcctcccagcgCTCACCGGCCACAGAAGTGCAGGATGGGGTAGGACGTCAGCACGCAGAGGATGATGAAGGCCCGGGCGAGGGCAACGGGGATGTCGTTGGAGGGGTAGGACAGCAAGATGTCCTGCTCCACGCTGGCTCCAAAGGTCAGGAAGCCGCAGACGCCTGCCAGAAAGGGAGCAGTCAGCGGGGGACGGGGACACAACTCCTGCACACGTGTTTGAGGGACCAGACTTGGATGGATATGGCACATGGCACAGGGGGTTAGATGGactcccctcccttcctgctctgtccctctgctgACCAGAgggtccctgccctccagaagCTCACAGCCCCTCCAGGGACTGTGCCACTCTCACACGGCATCCCCTCGCTTACCAGTGCCCGTGTAGACAAAGAGAGCGATCACCATGGCCGCCGTCACCACCGTCCCCCAGGTCTTCACCTCCGGCTGCTTCATGCTGTTAAAGACGGGCACGCTGCTCACGTGGCACTGCCGGGGACACGGAGAGAGAGCGGGGACACGCCATGGGCTGAGCCGGCCTCACGGGGAGCCACGCGGGATCTCACGCGTGATATCCCCGGGTCTGTCACTGGAGAAGGCTTCTTCTCGTGGCCTTACCTGGAACCCGAAGCAGATGGTGGGCATGGCGTTGAAGACAGCCGTCCAggtggaggggctggtgggagagAAACACCCACCGGTCAGTCCAGGGCCCCCCGTACCCCCCACCCAGTGCCCCGGGGGTGCTCAGTGATGGGTTCTCTCCTCTGCTGACCTGCTCCCCCCCCCACAGTTACCATGTCCCCCCACCCAGGACGGTGCTTTTGCACTGAGCGAGGTTTTCCTGGGACCTGGCACTCCCTGCACACCTTTCACCGAGACAGAACCACACAAAAGTGaggacttaaaaaataaaagaatcagTAAAAAATTAAGGATCTACTTGGGCAGTGCCCAAAACTGGTCTAAACTTTGCTCTGCCCTAAAATTCCCACTGGGTCCAGAAACGTCCCCACGCCGTGAGGGAGGGGACGAGCcacaggggctgtgctggccaAGGAAACAACCAACCTCACCCTAAAACAGACACAGCCCTGGTTGCTGGGTGAGCACAAGCACTGCATGGCGAACCCTGGGCCCGGCTGTGTGGGAGCTAAACGGCAATCAACGCTCCTCAAAACCTGCGATGGAGCCGTGGGGACCTCCAAGAgggctttttcctctccttcaccACCCGCTCCTCTAAAACATGCAAAGATGCAGCCCCTTGGGAGCTTCTGGCAGCAACATGCAATGTCCCCAGGCCCAGGGATGGGACTCGTGAAGGATTTGTCCCCAGCCTTTGCAGCCCTCGCTcccgcagccctgcctggctctgcagtgctgtgatGGCCACTGTCAGCATCAGGTCTCCTGCACTCACCTGGTGGGGATCTCCACAGGCACCAGCTCCTTGTCGGGCCAGATGTACTTGATGATAATGACCGCCGTGACGTACCAGGTGCCAATCACGCTTAGGGAGCTGCAAGAGGGGACAGGAGACGGTCAGCGTGCCGCCGCTCTGCTCTGTGAGGgtctcctcccagcctgcccagccccgTCTTCCTCCCTGCACAGCCCAGGCCACCCCACTCCTTCCCATTGGGACCACTCCTGCTCCCCCTTCTCATGGGAATATGCCAGGCACTGTCACCCGCTGTCCCCAGAGCAGATCCTGCTGCACTCAGGGGCTGTCCTGTGCCGCTGCGAGTGGCAGACCTGCCAGCAAGGGGATGGGCTGGGTTTTGGGCAGGAGAAAGAGGCGAGTGTTAAAGAAGTGATGCTCCTTGGTAGCCCTGGTCTGGCTCCAGCAGCCAGGGGACACCAAGAtgcaatctggtctagtggaaggtgtccctgcccatggcaggggggttggaactagatggtctttaaggtcccttccaacccaaaccagtctgtgattctatgaagatgCTTggtggagcagggctggcctgCAGAATGGGTGGCCAACTCCAAAGACAGGGGACATCGCAGATGAAAGCAGCTCTCCCCGCTACCTCCGGCAAGCAGAAGGGAGGGACACAAGCCCCAAAGTACAACACTGGGGCCGCACagtgctcagcagctcctctgcttcccagatggggaaactgaggcacgggaagcagaaggaagagatgTCCAACCCCTCAAGGACAAGCGGACAGATACAGCACTAGAATCACGGCGTTCTCACTGCTTGTCCCCTGGGACCACGCTGAGGTGGGTGCTGGCTGGCCCACCCCGGCTCCCAGCCCCGGCGGGCTCTCCCCACACACCTGGCGTATTTTTGGAAGCCGATCTCcttggggatggagaggggcaggatgaggaggaaggcGGTGATGCTGATGGTGAACTTGCGGTCCGTGTACCAGCGGCTGCTCCCAGCTTCCTCGGGCTCCGTCACCAGAGCAGCAATGACTGTGGGGACAACCGGGGCGGTCAGGTTGTCCCCTTCCAGCCGCAGGGACAGCAActagttattttttccccccgtGGAACACACTTACTCTTGTCCTCCTGGTCTCCGATGATGATGAGGAAAGCGATGCAGGTGCCAAAGGTGTAGACGGCGATGGCCACCTCGCACAGGACGCCGGGCACCTTCCCGCAGACGGCCCACACAACCTCCTGGTAGGTCCGCTCATTGCTGGCCTGTGAGCAGTACGCCAGGATGACCAAGCCTCCGATGATGAAGATCAACATGCACTGAGGTGGGGAAgagacagggaggggacactgaGGCAACAGTGTGCCGAGGTCCCCAAAGCACCCCAGGTAGCTATCCCCAAACACACTGAGGTGCACCTCGCTCAACGGGGTTCTTCCCAGGAGCCAGCTCCTCCCCGAGCGCCTTCTGGACTTCCACACATCCCCTCCATGCCCCCTCCCAGGGTGGGACAGGGGACTGTCCCTTCCCCACCCTCTCACCATCTGCAGCGCGATGCCCGCGGCCACGCCGCCGGCCATGCTGAAGGCAGCGGGGAAGTTGAGCAGCCCAGCCCCAAGGGCAGCGTTGACCACGATGAAGACGGCTCCCAAAGCCGACGTGGCCCCCAGACCGTTGCCTTGGCTCTCTCCGCTCTTCGGCACCGTCTCCACGCTGGGGCTCTGCAGGAGCCTGGCCCGCTCCCCGGCATCGGTGTTCCACTCCCAATCCTTGTAGTCGCTGTTGATGCTCCCGGTGCCCTGAGCCATCGTCCCTCCTAGGGTGGCACACGCCACCGTCCACGTCCCACTAGCGCTCCCGCACCTGGCTCAGCCGGCCGCCTCGAGGAGGgtcctctgcccgtgctggctCCAtcaggcagggagggcagcgaAGGGGCAGGCTGGGACCGCAGCAGCTCCTAGAAGAGGGTGAAGAAGGACATTGTAAGTGTTAATTAAGGTATGTTAACAAGGGACAACATGGGCATCACGACAGGGGCACAGAGGAAATGAGTTCCCTGGGTCTCAGCTTGGGGTTCACAGCATGCAGGTGTCCTCATGCCAGCAGAGATACAGCAGGAGAACTCACCTCCTGTCCCCCAAAGCCAGGGTGAGGACACCGCTGCCGTTGGACAGGGGACTGAGCCccggccgcggggctggggagctgcagtcTCACGGCAGGACTCGGGAGCCGCAGCCTCACGGCAGGACTCGCCTTTCTGCGGGCACGAGACCCAGCGTCACGGCTCGCTTCCTGATTTGAACCCCAACTCCTGCAAGCTCTGCAAGAGCCGCCCTGCACGTGCTCCTGGGTAAAGATCAAGGCTGGGCTCAACGGGAATGACCCGTGCACGCAGCAGACACGCCGTGTCACCAGGAAAAGCAGGACTGGCCCCTTCCAGTGCACTCCCACGGTGACCACTAGCACAAGATGTCTCCGAAGCTTTTGGACCTGAAGACCTGGTGTTTCCAGCACCGCAGCCTTTGGGGGTCGGACAGCCCAGATCTCACCCCAGTGCCTCCGAGCTGAAGGAGATCAACCCTCACAACCTGTCGGGGCTTCGCAGGGACCCACACAGCCAAGAGCAAACTCTTTTCAAGGGAAATCTTGGATGACATCTCCAGAGACCCTTCCTGACCAGCCCACCCCTTGCTTCTAGGCCGTTCAAACCCCGTGCTTGTGCAGGGAATCCTCTGCCAAGATTTAcggggaagaggaaaaaaaccctgcagaggTCTGCgcaagggaagaagaaaggcagcCCCCTCCCCCGGGGGCAGGTCCCGGGTCCCCAGGCCGGTGGGGCCGCTGGCACGCGTGGGGCCGGATAAGGAAGGGGCCGGTGCTTCTCCCACGGCCAGAGGATGCTGCTGCGGGGTGCCCGGCTGTCCCTTCACCCCAGGCAAAGCCACCACCGCCCGTGACAACCAGGGACCCCGAGAGCAGGCGCTTCTCCGAGGGGGACTCCGCAGCCCCACGGCCCCCCGtgggccccgccgctgccccacGCCCGCCCCACCGAGGCCCGGGGCCGGTGACCGGCACCTCCCCTTTGCCGGCGATgtcctggggcgggggggacgcGACACGGCCCCAGCATtgggctccccccgccccgggtaCCCCCGTGTCCCGGCCCCACTCACCGGGCGGTgggagccccggccccggctgggctcgg
It encodes the following:
- the SLC38A7 gene encoding sodium-coupled neutral amino acid transporter 7, coding for MAQGTGSINSDYKDWEWNTDAGERARLLQSPSVETVPKSGESQGNGLGATSALGAVFIVVNAALGAGLLNFPAAFSMAGGVAAGIALQMCMLIFIIGGLVILAYCSQASNERTYQEVVWAVCGKVPGVLCEVAIAVYTFGTCIAFLIIIGDQEDKIIAALVTEPEEAGSSRWYTDRKFTISITAFLLILPLSIPKEIGFQKYASSLSVIGTWYVTAVIIIKYIWPDKELVPVEIPTSPSTWTAVFNAMPTICFGFQCHVSSVPVFNSMKQPEVKTWGTVVTAAMVIALFVYTGTGVCGFLTFGASVEQDILLSYPSNDIPVALARAFIILCVLTSYPILHFCGRAVLEGLWLRYTGVTVEEDVVRERRRRLLQTISWFLLTLLLALFIPDIGKVISVIGGLAACFIFVFPGLCLIQAKLSEIQETRAISWWAQVSYGVFMVTLGAFIFGQTTANAIFVDLTA